A window of Canis lupus baileyi chromosome 3, mCanLup2.hap1, whole genome shotgun sequence genomic DNA:
CCCGGCGGCGCTGCGGGCAGCGGACCCCACACCCGCATCCGGACGCgcggcctcgggggcggggcttcccggggccccgccccttccctctGACGTCAGCCCTCGGGGCGCGGGCGGCACCGCCGGCGGGTCCCGGCTCGCAGAGGCAGAGCCGCGGGGCGGCGGCTGGAGGCGCGCGGACCGGCTCtcgctccggctccggctccggccccCGAAGGATGCGGCGCGCCCAGGATGCTGCCGCGCCTGCTCGTGTCGCTGGCGGcgctcctctgcctgtgcccgGGCCCGGGTGCGCACGGTAAGGAtcgcgccccccgcggcccccgcggcccccgcgccccccgcgcccccgctcCCCCCGCTTCCCCGGGCCCCCTCGCGGCCCTCGCGCCCCCCGTGGCCCCCgctcccccgcggcccccgctcccccgcggcccccgcgcccccggccccccgcggcccccgcggccccctcgCGGCCCTCGCGCCCCCCGTGGTCCCCgctcccccgcggcccccgctcccccgcggcccccgcgcccccggccccccgcggcccccgcggcctcCCGGCGGGGCTGCGTCCGCACCCGCCTGCCACCCCCCAGCGCCCCTCCGTTCAAGTTCTGCGTTCCTGGAGGCCAGTCCGGCTGTccccgcggcggggcggggcggggcgggggggttgtCGTCTACGCTCTCTCGGGAGCTCCGAGGTTCCGGCCAGCCCGGCTCTCAGGCTCCCCACTTGGATGTGGGAGAGCACGAAGGTGACGGGGCCGGGGTGGTGGTGGACGGAGAAGTTAAAGGACACCCACTCCCCAGTCTGTCTTCCGTACACTTTCGGGCGATTAGAAACTAGTAGTCCTGGCCTTTTTTGCTGTTGTTCTAGTTCAACTGGTACAAATGCTTTCCCCTCCGGGGAATAAGACCTTGCTTGATCCCTCACCTGGCTCCACCTTCCCTTAGCCTTCCACTTAATGCTTCCCCCTGCCGtcctccccttcccactcccccCCTACCCCGCATCCCAGGTCTTGCCCCCTACTATCACCTGTCGCTCCATCTGATCATCCCTGCTCCTTCTTTAGCTCCTAATGTACTCCCACTGCCACCTGTCTCGCTCCCCCTCCTATCCCACAGCTCAGCCTTCTAACCCAGCCAGCCACCCTGGGAAGCTGCTGCAAGGTAGAGGAGTAAAGCCTGGAGAGAGAATGAAAGGGCAGGGAGGTGGAAGCCGGAGTGTGGAGCCAGGGAGAGCACGGACTGAAACGGCAGTCTCCGCCAAAATACAAAGTCTGCCATTCACATGATCGAGAGCCAAGTCGGGGACATGCAGCCCCAATACCACAAAGACCCGCTGCATTTCTCACTTTCCATCTAACATTTTGAAATCGAAACACAGCCTTGGGGATCAAAGATATCgtaagaaagaaagcaagggaCAGCGGAGATATACTTTCTAAGCGCAAACGGCAATTCTAGAGGGAGCATTACTAGAGAGATGGTGAGAAGTCACAGAACAAAGGAAGCCCCTGCGAGTGGCTGGCAGATGGAGAGACATtaagggatggaggaggagaaaagaggaacCAACTGGCTATTGACCTTGACCTACCTCATTGCACTTGATTGGCAAGACTCTTAGAGTGGGCATATTTATTACATTCTAACGAATGAGAGGTTCAGTGAGGTTCAGTTGTTTGCCCATCACACTGGCAAGTGTTAGTTTGAGGCTCTAGAAGTTGGAGTGTCCCATGGTGAATGGCGTGGGGGGGCCGGAGATGGAGTTAGGCAGTGGTATTTAATATCTCACCGTGGAGCTAAGTGGGCTGGCTCTGTGTGGAGATGTTGTCAGTACAGTCTAGAACCAGACCTGCTTCATTCTGTCTGTCCTCACCCAGCCTAAAGTCATTCTAGACTTGGGGGATATGGACAAGCACTGGGCTTGGGGTTGCCCAGGAGACCTGTGAAGAGAAACAGGCAGCTGCCAGCAAGCAGGCTCCCTTTATACCCGCCAAGAATTCCAGGCCTTGGACTGGAActagggctggggctgggggcaggcctTGGGCTGAGGCTGGAACAGGGACAGGAATTGGGGAGAGCCAGGGACTCGATCACCTGAGATGAGAGCTCATTGCAGACAGATATACCTTAGCCCTCAGCCTGTGCCTTCTCTCTGGAGATACATCAGACTCAGCTTGGCTCTTCTCGGCACCACTTCTGCTTCTGATCACAGACAGCACAGGATAGCACTAAGGGTACAACACTAGTTCTGGAATCAGACATGTGTCACCTGCCCCTTCCTAGCTCCattggccttgggcaagtcactcaacctTTTGGAGCCTCCGTTTCTTCTCTAGTAAAATTGGGGTGGTAAATGCCTACCCTGTAAAGCTGGTTGAGAGAATTAAGTGAAACAACATATGTAAAGTACTTGGCAGAGGGCCCAGagtaaaattcttaataaatggAAGCTGCTAGGATGATTGCCACCCTTGCCATGGTCATTGTCATCCCTGGGGATGGGCTCTGCGAGCTCTGATATTGACACTCTTCTCCCCAGGGACAGAACTGCCCAGCCCTTCATCTGTGTGGTTCGAAGCAGAATTTTTCTCCCACATCCTCCACTGGACTCCCATCCCGAAACCATCCAACAGCACCTACTATGAAGTAGAGCTTCTGAGGTATGGAAAAGGGAGGATGGAGAAAGGGGGATGGTAGGTGTGGGAGGGGCAGACCCATCCCCTTCCTTGGCACAGGAGGACATATCTGTCATTATTGGAGTACCCCGGGAAGACTGTGGCATATATCCATCAGTTGACAAGTACAGACTGAGTCCCTTATGTGTTGAGCAGTGTGCAGGGAGTTCTGTGATGAGAAAGCCAAGGTATTGCCTTTACCCTCAAGGTTTTTCCATCTTACTGGAAAAACAGGAAATGTGTCCATAATATAATCGGAAAACAAGGAAGCCCTAACGGAGTGCAAATGTGATTGGAGAAAAAAAGTCAGGCTGTATTGCAGTAGGTAGCAAGTCTTCCTGGAGGAGTTGGAGATCTGTTAGATATTGCAATTTAAGAGAAATTGGTACATGGTCCCAGAACCAAAAGAGATCCTCTTGCAGTTAGATGCCCAGGACCAGAGAAGATACCTACAGGCTGTGGTGTCATGGGAGCCCTCTTCATCAGCCCCTTGCTTTCCTCTTAATGGAGGTAAGTTTGAACACAAGTTCCTCTACCGATGCCTATCCTGATATCTCCCCAGGTATGGGTTAGAACCCTGGAAGCGCATCCCCAGCTGTAACCAGACTCAGGTGCTGTTCTGTGATCTCACTATGGTGACCCTGGACCTGTACCACAATAATGGCTACCGAGCCAAAGTCCGCGCAGTAGATGGAAACCAGTCCTCCAACTGGACATTAACCAACACCCGCTTCTCCATGGATGAAGGTGCTTTCTTGCCCTGGGCCTACAAGATGGTTTTGGGGGTCCCTTCCTGCCAGGAACTCTAGTCTAGAATGTGCTCTGTTCCCGTAGCTCACCATCCAGCCGGGCTTCCTGGCCGAGGAGCTAGTTGTCCAAACAACTAGTGAGGACTTTTGAGAAGACTTAGATGAAAATAGCCAAGTTATTCAAGATTTAAAAGGGAACTGGAGTTGTTTATCCTATAGAAGAGGAGTCTTGGGGTGAGTCAGAGCAGCTGGATGAGAAGGGCCAGACCTGTGTACTTGTAGGCTTCTAGAAGAGGAAGTGAATCCATAAGCACTCAGCATAGGGCTGCAAACAGTAGGCAGAACTGGATCCAGTCCTTGGCCCCCGAGGGCTAAACTCCCAGTGATGAGGGTGTGAGGCTTTGAAGTGAGGCAATGCTGCGAAGAAAGTTTGGGGGTCTGTCtcggcagagggaagagaaaggggtAAACTCCAAACCTGATGGGATTTTTCTATTCCACAAATTGGAACTGACCATGCTTGACGTGTGATGAGCCTGCTCTGCAAAGTTCAGAGTCAGAACCAATGGTCTTTGAAGTCATTGGCTCCCAAATGCCTGTCCACCGGCCAGGGCTCAGCTGTTACAGATACATTACCTGGGGACTgggtttaaaataaatgtatccaGGCACCagctttaaaaattcagattcacTGCGTCTTGAGTGGACCTGGGGTATGTGTATTTGTCAGGTACTCCCCAGGAAGTCCTTATGTGTGGCTAGGTTGGAAACAGGTGGCCCAGGTTTTAGGGTGGGTAAGCTTGACTCTACAGAGGCTGGACATGGGTGGGGCACCCAGGATCTCCCCAGCCTGCAGGCCTCATAATTTTGCCTCCCTACTCAGTGAATCTGACGGTTGGCAGCGTGAAGCTGGAGGTGGAGAACGGCATCATCCTCGGGAAGAtccagccccccaggcccaggaTAGCCCCTACAGGAGACACTTATGAAAGCATCTTCCAGCACTTCCGCGAGTATAAGATTGAGATTCGCAAGGTGCCAGGGAACTACACGGTATGTGCTTCCCCAGGGCCACAGGACAAGTGTATTAGTAAGGAATGCAGCGGGCTCCGTGGGCCTCCCTGTCGCTTGGGCACCTTTTGTGCATCCCCTGGGGAATTTGGCTGGCTGAATGGGGGGCAAGgcatggggcaggggagggaattGAGATGACCTCCACCTTCAAAGCGATGCTCCTGCCAGGTGACAGGAAGACACTGCCTACTAGTGTCAGGCACCATACAAGATATTTGATAGCTATTATTCTGGATCCCCTTGCAGGtagatattttattccattttatcaaTGGGGAAATGAGGCTCCAAGAGGCCGCGTTGTTGCCCACGGACATCCCCATAAGTGGGAGATCTAGAATCTGCCAGACCCATCCTCTTCCCACCATTTGATTCCAGCCCCTTCTAGAAAGGTCCTCAGCATCTATAGaaatgttcctttcttcttttagtaTGAAATAAGTAATGTTAATCACAGAGAGATCTTGGTCTGTATTGATAATACCGGGTTTGTTATGTTAGAGAAACATCTCCGATGGCTCCCCTGTTCTCAGCTTCCATGGTCCGTGAATCAAGGGCATTTTGTTTATTgctctgttgtttttgttgtttcagtttacaaaaacagtaaaacatgAAAACTTTAGCCTCTCACCCCCTGGAAAACTGGGAAATTTCTGTGTCAAGGTGAAGCCATCTGTGAGCTCTCGAATGAACAATGGGATATGGTCGAAGGAGGAGTGCGTCGTGCTCACCTATCAGTGTGAGTCTACGGTCAGGGCTGctgcctggggggcgggggtctcACACAATCTGCAAAGCATTGGTTGAGGGCTGCCAATGCCCTGGGCACTCCCCTGCACAGCCATATGAGAAAGCTCCCATtgtctccattttagagatgcgGGAACTGAGGCTCTGTGGGTGTAAACAGCTTTCTAGGGCatggtggcagagccaggtctCTTGATCCTACCGGTGTTCCACTTGAACACAGCTGTGAGAACAAgaacccaccccccaccccagccccatgcTGTCAGCTGTGGTAGTTCCTGTTTGTTACATTCCTCCTTGTCCTTTCTTAAAGCTGGACACGGAGGGTCTTCTCCTTATCCTGCCTCCCCATCAGAATCCAGCTGACCCTGTCACAGCTGCTAAGGCCAGGCTCTCCGCAGGtgccagggagaggagggaagagagaggaccTGGGATGTGAAGGCTGTGGTCCTGTCCACGAGGATCTCCCAGTCTGGCTGGGGAGATAGGGGGTGCTCAGAGGAAGCTGTAAACAGCAGTTCCAGGCATGACTTGTCCAGCGCCCAACTGGTCATGCCAGTCCAGTGTGGGCAAGGTCCAGCAAAGACCACAGTAACTCCCTACATTTCTACGGTCCGTCTCAGTTCATGAAGGGCACTCTGAAGCTCATGGTCATTTAGCCTCACTCTCATTTAAGCACAGgtaaagccccccacccccccacccccacccccgtgtcaGGCGGCCTTAAGAGCTTTTTCAGCATTCACTTACTGGTAGAAGAAATAGTTTTGTGTGCAGGTCTGGCATCAGATCTCAGCTTTGCCACTTACAAGGTATGTGACCTTGGCtgagttacttaaactctctgggccccaggatcCTAATCCGTAGAAGGATGATAATAGCATCCACCTCCTGAGGTTATAAGGAGCAGATAACATAAGGACCTGCTACATGATCAGTGCTGTGTACTTTGCAATCACTTGGGAGGcactattatttttcccattttatagctggggaaactgaggctcagagaggctgagtaatTCATCCATACCCTCACAGCTAGTACTcggtggagctgggatttaagCCCAGGTCTGGCTGCCCCCACAGCCTCCACTCTTACCTGCTGTATCATCCTGCCCTGCTGTTCCTCAGGCTGTGGTGCGAATTGTGTGCAGAGCTGGAAGCAGAGTCCCTGCGTCTAGTGAGGGGATCCCTGCAGGACAGGGGTTGGAAGGTCAGGCCGGGATTTCTAAGGACCACTGGGCCTTATGGCCCAAAGGAAGCCTGGCGGGTCACATGGGCCACTGACTCTGGGCTGCCAGGAGCCGCCCCTCCACGTCCCCCAGGTGCCAGGCCACAAACACATCTCTCTTGGCCTACAGATTTCACCGTGACCAACCTCAGCATCTTCTTCACCTTCGTCCTGCTGCTGTGCGGAGCCCTGGCCTACTGCCTGGCCCTCCATCTGTACGTGTGGCACCGGAGGAAGCTGCCCCCTGTCCTGGTAAGTCTCATGGGGAGGCCACCGCCCCACCCTTCCCAGCCGTACCAGGATGCCAGGACACAGGGGGCTCCCTCCCAGGCAGTCCCTTCCCTCAGCCCTGACATTATGAGGCACTTTCACCAAGGACCATGAGGACAGAGGGGGAGCTTAGATGCAAAGCCAAGTGCTGAGAACATTCCCTTCCTGGGGCCCTGATAAGACACATAATGAATAGTCTTAACCCCTCCATATGTCATTTTGTCCCTATTTACTAATAAAAGACCCTGGGTCAGCACCTCTGCATTAGTACCTCTGGGTGGGGGGCTGCTTATTATCCTCAGTTTACAAGGTGCTTATTATCCTCCATGAGGCATGGGGCGATTGTTACATGCACCAGCCCGAGAGCCAGGAAGTCAGGACAAGCCCAGCCCTTCCCACCCCTACCAGCTGGTGATGACCAGTGCTCCGTGCTCCGGAAGAGGAAGAATAGAAAGCTGGAAGCCCCAGCCTAGGGCTGCTGCCAAGCTGGCATTActgcggggaggagggaggacaggtGGTGGAGGTGGCCAGGGTCTCCGCCCCCCTCCCAGAGTATTTCCTCTTGCTGCAGGGAGCCTTGTGCTAAGCCAGCCCCCAGCATTCCCAAACTTCCGCCTGTCCCGCCAGGGCTTCAGGCCACTCCACAGGCTGCAGCCACATCCTCACAGCTGCCATCACTGCGATGGGAAGCACCGGCTCCAtcagggaggcaggggccccAGGAAAGGCCCCAGGATTTCTAGGAAAAATAAGGAGACAAAGACCTCCTGGATGTATTTTGAGTTAGCACTCTAggaagaggggaggtggggagagaagggacTGCCTGGCCTAATTAGGGTCTTGGTCCAGGCACCAAAGGACTGTGTTCCTAGCTCCAGGGCCCTGGGTAGAGCGGTATGACGAGGAGACTGGGGACTGCCAGCCCCTACAGCCTTATGGGATTAAAAAGTTCTTCCTTATGTCTAACTGAAGTACGTAACTCCTCATCCCTTCTCTGCACTCTGGGGAGAGTCAGTTCCACAAACACGTATGTGTCAGCCCGTTTAACAAGTGCTTTGAGCCGATTCTACATGCAGGGCCTGGAGCCGGGATGGGGTGGCTGAGAGATGAGTGCGCATGGGCGCTGCCCTCAGGTATGGATAATTAGAGAGCAGAGAGGTCGGGGAGGGGTGGACCTGGTAACCGGAGCAGGGATTCCTAGTTGGGCATCAGGAAGAGCATCTAGGAAGAGATCAATGAAGTGGCAGTCAGGCTACAGTTATTAAGCATATGCCAAATGTCTTCTGGGAAGAAGCGGATCCTTGTGACCCCTAGTAGGGAGGGGCTTGATACAGCCTGGTGGGGTGGCCAGCGTGTAGAATCTGTTCATTCTAATGCAAACCAGGGAAATGGGCCCAGGTACAAAATGCCAAAGGAGAGGAGCAGCCTCTGGGGTTTTGTTCCTTTGTGCCTTTTGGATCCCCAAAGAGAGCTGTCCTTGAGAACGTTTTCCTCAAGACAAATGCAGCCCAGTCACCTTCCTCTAATGGCGGTGCCCGTTACTAAGTTTACGAGTAACTTAGAGCACACGGAGCACTTTCACATTCATTTGCCTACTCCCTCTCATGAGTTGTTTTGATCTGATCTTCGGACAAATGGGGATATCAAGTCAGGACAGTGGAGTACAAATCCCAGGTTTGTTCTTTGCTGCTGTGACTTGGTGCAAGCCATTTTACTTCTCCGAGGTTCAGTTTTCTCCTTAGAGATTGGAAAGTAAAATTCAATGCgccaaatatttaccaagtgctttctgtgtaccaggcactgttctaagcacttgcCGTGCGTTAACTATAACATGAGAAGCAGATActgtcattatttctattttatcgGTGAGGAACTAAAGCACCGAGAGGGCAAATAATTCAGCTAAGGGGTCAGCTAAGGGAACATAGCTGATAAAAggcagaggtgggatttgaaccatTGGAGTCTGGTTCTTAGAAGCAGATATCCTTAATCACCAACCTGTGTGATGTTAGTAGGAACTCAACCCATAAGAATTGCATTAGAGTCAAAACTTACAAAGGAAATGAAGGCAGAAGTGCAACAGTGAGTCAGTAAGTCAGTCAACAAACCTTATGAGTGTCTCACTTGTGCCAGCTCAGTTTAAGCTCCAGGAACTGAGTGGCAAACAAAACTAGACAgctcctgtcctcaaggagcttatattctgctgggtgtggggctATATAGCAGGTCGTGGTGGgaggcagaaaataaatttaaagagaatttCAGGAACCAAGTGCTAGGAGGAAGTAAACAGGGTAATGCAGTGAGTGTCAGAGCAGTGCTTTAACCAGGATGATCGGGAAGTCCTCTCTGGGGAGTAACATCTGAGCTGAGGCCTGAATGATAAGGACGACACAGCCATATAAAGCACTGAGCCAAGAGTGTTTCCACCACAGGgcatagcatgtgcaaaggccctgagagcACTGAGCTGATGCATTCCAGAGCACAAAGAACCCCAGGGTGGCTGAGACAGAacagcaaggaggagagggattAGGTGACCGTCCCTGGGACTCCCGGCAGTTCATGGGGAGCAGGTCCTCCCTGCTAGGGGAGCAGACCCCTGCTAGGTCTGTGCTTGTACCCCTGCCCCACATGGCAGCTGCTCAGGGAGTAGAGAACTTAATTTGGTGTCTCCCATGCagcattttcaaaaaatgaaatggacaaGCCAGGATAATGGCTGGGCTGGGATAGGACAGGGTGGAATAGACTAGAACAggagtagaacagaatagagtcgTGGTATAGATCACGGTACACGAGTAGTAATGATTAGTATTTTGTAAAACTGCCTTCGGTTTACTGGCTATTTATATAGATTGCCATGTAACACAGTTCTTATTCTGGATCACAGTCCAAAAAAGTTTGAAACACACTTGTAGCTCTATCTAGGTAAGTCtggctgactctcaggtgtggaAAGCCCTGCTGATGGAGCTGAGAACATTCTCCATTCCCCGCAGGCTCCCGTTCTGTCTGCCATTCCATCTGGCTGTGAGCATGCAGGCCTGAGCCAAACTGAGAATTGCTTTAAGAGGAAAGGTTGAttctgaaatgaaacaaaaagcccCTCAGTTAGAGCAGAGCTTCCTTGAGCTCGCCTCCTGCCCCCCCAGGGCCTCACCTCTACCATCAGAGGGGGTTCCTGCATGTATCCCTCActctgccctctcctctccagATCTTCAAGAAGCCCCAGCCCTTCAGCTTCATCAGCCAGCTTCCCTACCCTGAGCCCCAGGACACTATCCACCCCCTGGACGAAGAGGCCTTCCCCAAAGTGTCCTCAGAGCTGAAGAACTTGGAGCTGCATGGCAGCACGGACAGTGGCTTCGGCAGTGCCAAGCCATCACTGCAGAATGAAGAGCCCCagttcctcctccctgcctcccacccccaggctgaGGGGACCATGGGAAAGGGGCCATCCCTGGAACCAGGGAGCAGCTGCAGTGGTGGCAGCAGCAACAGCACGGACAGCGGGATCTGCTTGCAGGACCCCAGCCTGAGTCCCAGCACTGGACCAAgctgggagcagggtggggaaCAGCCAGGGGACCAAGATGACAGTGGTATTGGCCTAGTCCCAAACTCCGAGGGGCAGCCTGGGCATGAGCGGAGTGGCTCTGCCTTGGACCACATTGATCCCCCCGGGCCTGAGGCACCTGGGGAAGAAGACCTCACCTTCCGGGGCTACCTGAAGCAGACCAGATGCACAGAGGAGAAAGCAGCCAAGGCAGACTGCCTGGAGGAAGAGTCCTTCTCTCCAGATAGCCTTAGCCCCAAGTTCAGGACCTGCCTGGAGGCAGGCTGGCCTCCACCAGCCCTGGCCAAGGGCTATTTGAAACAGGACCCAGGAATGACTGTCACTCCctcagggacctcaactggacagTGGAACCAGCCAACGAAGGAATGGTCACTCCTGGGCTTGACCAGCTGTGGTGACCTCAGAGCATCTGACTGGAGCTTGGCACATGATCTTGCCCCTCTGGACTGGGTGGCAGGCCCCATGGGTCTCCTGGGCAAATTTGACTCAAACCTGGCCACCCTGCCACTGATCTCCAGCCTCCACTCAAGCGAGTGACTCAAGCTGAGGGGCTGATTTGATTTCAGCCACGAGGGGCCCCAGGGGTCAGAAGTGATGCATGAGGCCAGTGTGGGCACTCTTCTGCAAGCCCAGTGGAGCCAGCCCACGCCAGGCCCAGCAGGGCCAGCCAAGGTACCCAGGGCAGAAAGAGACAATCTTTCTAAACTGTCACAGGGTGTATGAGTGGCATTGGCTGGTTGTGCCAAGAGAGCTCCAAGGTCTCTGGCAGAGCCAGGAAGGGCAGGGTGGGGCTCTTCCTGTACTCTGATGGATTGTCTGCTCAGGGGAATCACAAGGTTTTCTGGAATTGTGCTGAGTCCCCAGCTGAAGTCAGTTCAGACCCAGGCCTCCCCCTTCGACCAGGCAAGTGCCAGGGCCTCCAGCAGGATAGAGGGCTGGGAGGGTTGGGGCTTGAGGGTTTCCCTGCAGGGGTCACTCCTAGGAggacaaaggagaaaacagagaccACATTTGATCTCTGGGATGGTGCGAACTGGTCAGCCTGGGATGGTCACCTGGAGAAGCTTCCCAGCTGGCAGTCCTCCCAGGCAGGGAGCTTGTCATGGAAGATCTTAAGATGCATCTCCCCTGGTCGGCCAGTCTGCCAACCACTGTTACAGAGCCAGAGGGGGATGTAGCCCCTGTGGCTGAGCCACTCACTACCTCCACCCTGTTGCCCCCACCATCTTGCTGACAGCACCAGAGAAACCATGGTTCTCTGTATTGGTCAAAAGTCTACCCTTCAGGTGGTCTCTGAGCTTGAGCACCAGCTCACCCGCCCCAGTGTAGGTTTTGGGACCTATACTTGTGTTTACTGCTAAAAATCCCGCTGAAGACCACCAGGACATGGCACTGGGCTCAGATCCCTGCTATCTAGGAGTCAGCTATGTGAGCATGGGCCAGCCACTTTTCAGGGGGCTTGTTATCCTCTGATAACACAGGTGGAATAATGACTTAATCTCCAGTGGCCTCCATGCCGGATGTTAACCCAGCTGGCATCAGGGGTGACGTCTGCAGCCCGGTTTGACCCTGGCTGGGGCGGGGAGTGGACTGCGGAGCTCCTATCTGCACAAAGCCAGCTTCGTTCTCATGCTGAGGATGAGCAGATTTAACAGAACTCCATGGTGTCAAGCTAAGACAACTCCCAGACCCTGGGCCCAGAAAGGGGACAGGTGTGGGTCCTGCCTCCCCA
This region includes:
- the IL10RA gene encoding interleukin-10 receptor subunit alpha, whose amino-acid sequence is MLPRLLVSLAALLCLCPGPGAHGTELPSPSSVWFEAEFFSHILHWTPIPKPSNSTYYEVELLRYGLEPWKRIPSCNQTQVLFCDLTMVTLDLYHNNGYRAKVRAVDGNQSSNWTLTNTRFSMDEVNLTVGSVKLEVENGIILGKIQPPRPRIAPTGDTYESIFQHFREYKIEIRKVPGNYTFTKTVKHENFSLSPPGKLGNFCVKVKPSVSSRMNNGIWSKEECVVLTYQYFTVTNLSIFFTFVLLLCGALAYCLALHLYVWHRRKLPPVLIFKKPQPFSFISQLPYPEPQDTIHPLDEEAFPKVSSELKNLELHGSTDSGFGSAKPSLQNEEPQFLLPASHPQAEGTMGKGPSLEPGSSCSGGSSNSTDSGICLQDPSLSPSTGPSWEQGGEQPGDQDDSGIGLVPNSEGQPGHERSGSALDHIDPPGPEAPGEEDLTFRGYLKQTRCTEEKAAKADCLEEESFSPDSLSPKFRTCLEAGWPPPALAKGYLKQDPGMTVTPSGTSTGQWNQPTKEWSLLGLTSCGDLRASDWSLAHDLAPLDWVAGPMGLLGKFDSNLATLPLISSLHSSE